One window of the Actinomycetota bacterium genome contains the following:
- the groL gene encoding chaperonin GroEL (60 kDa chaperone family; promotes refolding of misfolded polypeptides especially under stressful conditions; forms two stacked rings of heptamers to form a barrel-shaped 14mer; ends can be capped by GroES; misfolded proteins enter the barrel where they are refolded when GroES binds), whose product MAKIIAFDEEARRSLERGMNVLADAVKVTLGPKGRNVVLEKKWGAPTITNDGVSIAKEIDLEDPYEKIGAELVKEVAKKTDDVAGDGTTTATVLAQALVREGLRNVAAGSNPMGLKRGIDKTVAVICDELLLMAKDVETKEQIASTAAISAGGDAEVGNLIAEAMDKVGKEGVITVEESNTFGLELELTEGMRFDKGYISAYFMTDPERMEAELEDPYILIMNSKISSVKDLLPLLEKVMQSGKALVIIAEDVDGEALSTLVVNKIRGTFRSVAIKAPGFGDRRKAMLQDIAILTGGQVISEEVGLKLENATLDLLGRARKVQVSKDETTIVEGAGDVDQINGRVNQIRTEIEGSDSDYDREKLQERLAKLAGGVAVIKVGAATEVELKERKHRIEDAVRNAKAAVEEGIVPGGGVALIQALASAASKIEALGLTGEQLVGSNIVRVAISAPLKQIAENAGLEGGVVAEKVRELTPGHGLDASTGEYVDMIAMGIIDPAKVTRSALQNAASIAGLFLTTEVVVADKPEKSAPAMPGGGDMGGMDF is encoded by the coding sequence ATGGCAAAGATCATCGCATTTGATGAAGAGGCGCGTCGCTCGCTTGAGCGCGGCATGAACGTGCTCGCAGACGCAGTCAAGGTCACGCTCGGCCCTAAGGGTCGCAACGTAGTTTTGGAGAAGAAGTGGGGAGCCCCCACGATCACGAACGACGGTGTATCCATCGCCAAGGAGATCGATCTCGAGGATCCCTACGAGAAGATCGGCGCCGAGCTCGTCAAGGAGGTCGCCAAGAAGACTGACGACGTCGCTGGCGACGGCACCACCACCGCAACTGTGCTTGCACAGGCACTTGTTCGTGAAGGCCTGCGCAACGTCGCAGCCGGATCCAACCCCATGGGCCTCAAGCGTGGCATCGACAAGACCGTCGCAGTGATCTGCGACGAGTTGCTGCTGATGGCCAAGGATGTTGAGACCAAGGAGCAGATCGCTTCCACCGCAGCAATCTCCGCCGGTGGCGATGCTGAGGTTGGCAATCTCATTGCTGAGGCCATGGACAAGGTCGGCAAGGAAGGCGTCATCACTGTTGAAGAGAGCAATACCTTCGGACTTGAGCTCGAGCTCACCGAGGGCATGCGCTTCGACAAGGGTTACATCTCCGCGTACTTCATGACGGATCCAGAGCGCATGGAAGCCGAGCTCGAAGATCCCTACATCCTCATCATGAACTCCAAGATCTCTTCTGTGAAGGATCTGCTGCCACTGCTTGAGAAGGTCATGCAGTCGGGCAAGGCGCTGGTCATCATCGCTGAAGATGTTGATGGCGAGGCGCTGTCGACCCTGGTGGTGAACAAGATCCGTGGCACCTTCCGCTCGGTTGCCATCAAGGCCCCAGGCTTTGGCGATCGTCGCAAGGCCATGCTGCAGGACATTGCGATTCTCACCGGCGGTCAGGTCATCTCAGAAGAGGTTGGCCTGAAGCTTGAGAACGCCACACTTGATCTGCTGGGCCGCGCTCGCAAGGTGCAGGTCAGCAAGGATGAGACCACAATCGTTGAAGGTGCCGGCGACGTGGACCAGATCAATGGTCGCGTCAACCAGATTCGCACCGAGATCGAAGGCTCAGATTCAGACTACGACCGTGAGAAGCTGCAGGAGCGTCTGGCCAAGCTGGCCGGCGGCGTTGCAGTCATCAAGGTTGGCGCCGCGACTGAAGTTGAGCTCAAGGAGCGCAAGCACCGCATCGAAGATGCAGTGCGCAACGCCAAGGCCGCAGTTGAAGAGGGCATCGTCCCCGGCGGCGGCGTCGCGCTCATCCAGGCACTTGCCTCAGCAGCCAGCAAGATCGAAGCACTCGGCCTCACCGGCGAGCAGCTGGTCGGCTCGAACATCGTTCGCGTGGCCATCAGCGCACCGCTGAAGCAGATCGCTGAGAACGCTGGCCTTGAAGGTGGAGTCGTGGCCGAGAAGGTTCGCGAACTCACTCCGGGCCACGGTCTGGACGCCTCAACTGGTGAGTACGTCGACATGATCGCCATGGGCATCATCGACCCAGCCAAGGTGACTCGTTCGGCCCTGCAGAATGCAGCGTCGATCGCCGGTCTGTTCCTGACCACGGAGGTCGTCGTGGCCGACAAGCCCGAGAAGTCAGCACCGGCAATGCCAGGTGGCGGCGACATGGGTGGCATGGACTTCTAG
- a CDS encoding ParA family protein, whose protein sequence is MPTFSVVSMKGGVGKTSVTLGLASAAWARGHRVLVVDLDPQANATMGLHVENPLFTINDVLADARPGIAVDAVTHSPWGKKVHVLAAERALEHRNTVEGRHSSLRLRASLASLPRSYDLVLIDCPPSLGELTRNALSASDCAVIVTEPGFFALRGAEQAIEAAEVIRSSTNPLMRPASIVVNKARPSVAEQRMRIEELRVSYGDLVSDHVIPERNAIQQAEAAGMPIHAWDSPAGTELARIFDCLYDELMPALRVTEIQR, encoded by the coding sequence ATGCCCACCTTTTCCGTCGTCTCGATGAAGGGTGGAGTGGGCAAGACCTCCGTCACACTCGGACTGGCGAGCGCTGCCTGGGCTCGTGGTCATCGGGTGCTCGTTGTCGATCTGGACCCGCAAGCCAACGCCACAATGGGATTGCATGTCGAGAATCCACTGTTCACCATCAATGACGTGCTCGCTGACGCTCGACCTGGCATCGCGGTGGATGCGGTCACGCACTCACCGTGGGGCAAGAAGGTGCATGTGCTTGCGGCCGAACGGGCCCTTGAACACCGCAACACAGTTGAAGGGCGCCACTCCTCTCTGAGACTTCGAGCGAGTCTGGCAAGCCTTCCTCGCTCATATGACCTGGTACTGATCGATTGCCCGCCCTCACTTGGCGAACTCACTCGCAATGCCTTGAGTGCAAGTGATTGCGCGGTAATTGTCACCGAACCCGGCTTCTTTGCCTTGCGGGGAGCAGAGCAGGCAATCGAGGCTGCTGAAGTCATCCGCAGCTCAACGAACCCATTGATGCGGCCCGCTTCCATCGTCGTGAACAAAGCGCGGCCCTCAGTTGCCGAACAGCGCATGCGCATTGAAGAGCTACGTGTCTCATATGGCGATCTGGTCAGTGATCACGTCATCCCTGAGCGCAATGCGATTCAGCAAGCCGAGGCGGCCGGTATGCCCATCCATGCCTGGGATTCACCTGCCGGCACTGAACTGGCCCGCATCTTCGATTGTCTCTACGACGAACTCATGCCCGCCCTTCGCGTAACGGAGATCCAAAGATGA
- a CDS encoding DUF3027 domain-containing protein, translated as MTPTNTSTAIKADPVLIGANEMARDAVVAEVGEAFVGEYIGSKMDAERIATHLFVCTNPAYLGWNWAVVLVRAARAKVATVNDVVLMPGEQALVAPAWVPWSERVQAGDLGVGDILPTPADDPRLVAALTGEDELEGVASLAPLTPGQWELGLGRARVLSPVGRDEAALRWIEGDTGPQAAMARNAALECGTCGYLLVMGGIVGQAFGICANELGAADGKVVSLNFGCGAHSEVLVEAPVEHVDLAPADESGDLGHS; from the coding sequence GTGACCCCTACCAACACGTCTACTGCGATCAAGGCTGATCCAGTGCTGATCGGCGCTAATGAGATGGCGCGTGACGCTGTGGTCGCCGAGGTTGGCGAAGCCTTTGTAGGCGAGTACATCGGATCCAAGATGGATGCAGAGCGCATCGCCACGCACTTGTTTGTCTGCACAAACCCGGCATATCTCGGATGGAACTGGGCCGTCGTGCTGGTGCGCGCGGCTCGAGCAAAGGTTGCCACGGTCAATGACGTGGTGCTCATGCCTGGCGAGCAAGCGCTCGTCGCGCCTGCGTGGGTGCCTTGGAGCGAGCGGGTCCAAGCCGGAGACCTCGGTGTCGGCGACATCCTGCCAACACCTGCAGATGATCCACGACTGGTTGCTGCGCTCACAGGTGAAGACGAGCTTGAAGGTGTGGCATCGCTGGCCCCACTGACCCCCGGTCAATGGGAACTGGGACTAGGTCGCGCGCGCGTCCTTTCGCCAGTTGGCCGAGACGAAGCTGCCCTGCGCTGGATTGAAGGCGACACCGGCCCTCAAGCTGCGATGGCTCGCAACGCTGCATTGGAATGCGGGACATGCGGCTACCTGCTGGTGATGGGTGGAATTGTCGGTCAGGCTTTTGGAATCTGCGCCAATGAGCTTGGCGCTGCTGACGGCAAGGTCGTCAGTTTGAATTTCGGCTGTGGGGCACATTCAGAGGTACTCGTCGAGGCACCTGTCGAGCATGTCGACTTGGCGCCAGCAGATGAGTCAGGCGACCTCGGACACTCGTAG
- a CDS encoding MFS transporter produces the protein MTTVPARPRRDKPTWICYLQNGFFAWFIYAFGATQALLRDEQGTTRSIAALHGTFLATGSLIGSLLAGKALMHWGRGTVMRVGGIGAIAGIVVYTSPSASFPVTLGGAFLAALCGSFFVSALNAFVMDHQGDAGPSALLEMNAAAAFLGLLAPLAIGIATATVLGWRAGIWVTVVALVIVEFARGRNLAPYRTAARELAHEQRDKMPREIYWSLVLFMTFVATEFTMTFWSADLLRERCGFEAGAAAASISAITGGMLVGRLIGARLAERHAADFLLRGSVVLSLLAFVLAWSFTWWPAVLLGLVIGGIGISVQTPLGIARAIQVSNGLTDRASALALVFASIAVATAPIALGVIADHVGVHLAFLMVPVFLGIALTILLVRPVTAPQASVHQPV, from the coding sequence ATGACAACAGTCCCTGCACGTCCCCGTCGCGATAAGCCAACGTGGATCTGCTACCTGCAGAACGGCTTCTTTGCTTGGTTCATCTATGCCTTTGGCGCAACTCAGGCTCTGCTGCGCGATGAGCAGGGCACGACTCGCTCAATCGCGGCGCTTCACGGCACTTTCCTTGCAACCGGCAGCCTGATCGGCTCACTGCTCGCGGGCAAGGCACTCATGCATTGGGGCCGTGGCACGGTCATGCGCGTTGGTGGCATCGGTGCCATTGCCGGCATCGTGGTGTACACCTCTCCCAGTGCCAGTTTCCCGGTCACCCTTGGCGGTGCCTTCCTTGCCGCTTTGTGTGGATCCTTCTTCGTTTCGGCTCTGAACGCCTTCGTCATGGACCATCAGGGAGATGCCGGCCCCAGCGCACTCCTTGAAATGAATGCGGCCGCCGCATTCCTGGGATTGCTGGCCCCACTTGCGATCGGTATCGCCACTGCCACTGTGCTTGGCTGGCGCGCCGGCATTTGGGTCACGGTTGTAGCGCTCGTCATCGTCGAGTTCGCTCGCGGCAGGAACCTTGCGCCATATCGAACAGCTGCCCGTGAGTTGGCGCACGAGCAACGAGACAAGATGCCGCGTGAGATCTACTGGAGCCTGGTGCTGTTCATGACCTTCGTGGCCACCGAATTCACTATGACCTTCTGGAGCGCAGATCTGCTTCGCGAGCGATGCGGCTTCGAGGCGGGAGCCGCTGCGGCCTCCATCAGCGCAATCACAGGCGGGATGCTGGTGGGCCGATTGATCGGTGCTCGCCTGGCAGAGCGACATGCAGCCGATTTCCTACTACGTGGTTCGGTTGTACTTTCACTCCTGGCATTCGTCCTTGCATGGAGTTTCACTTGGTGGCCCGCAGTGCTGCTCGGCCTTGTCATCGGGGGCATCGGCATCAGCGTGCAGACGCCTTTGGGCATCGCAAGGGCCATCCAGGTCTCCAATGGATTGACCGACCGCGCCTCTGCGCTTGCTCTGGTCTTTGCAAGCATTGCGGTGGCAACCGCGCCCATCGCCCTTGGCGTGATCGCGGACCACGTCGGCGTGCATCTTGCATTCCTGATGGTGCCGGTATTCCTGGGCATTGCATTGACGATCTTGCTTGTGCGCCCGGTCACTGCTCCCCAAGCCAGCGTGCATCAACCTGTCTGA
- a CDS encoding cold-shock protein, producing MPTGTVKWYDTEKGFGFIASDDGEDVFVHVSTLPEGVTALKQGTKVEFGIVDGRRGKQALSVTLIGPVPSVVKGSRKPAGDLAGIVEDVIKMLDGVATQLQRGKYPADAVAQKTAAVLRAVANDLDI from the coding sequence ATGCCTACGGGAACCGTGAAGTGGTACGACACTGAGAAGGGCTTCGGCTTCATCGCATCCGATGACGGCGAGGATGTCTTCGTGCACGTGTCGACTCTGCCCGAAGGCGTGACGGCCCTGAAGCAGGGCACCAAGGTTGAGTTCGGCATCGTCGATGGCCGCCGCGGCAAGCAGGCGCTGTCAGTGACCTTGATTGGTCCGGTGCCGTCAGTCGTCAAAGGCAGTCGCAAGCCAGCCGGAGACCTCGCGGGCATCGTCGAAGATGTCATCAAGATGCTCGATGGTGTTGCCACGCAGCTTCAGCGCGGAAAGTACCCTGCTGATGCTGTTGCTCAGAAGACGGCTGCAGTGCTTCGTGCTGTCGCGAACGACCTGGACATCTAG
- a CDS encoding TMEM165/GDT1 family protein, with translation MWNVDLGVILTTFPVIFLAELPDKTFVAALVLATRFRHLWVWLGVSAAFFIQCLIAVVAGGFIALLPIEPVLGATSLLFAIGSVILIRGGLKSRAAEAAVESAEESEVLAKVGNTPSDSARRAFITSFLVLFAAEWGDLTQIFTAAQAAKTGQPLAVFIGSWLALITVGGLAVVLGRWLQQRVPLSKVRIASGCVLLGLALWTAYELVQELRVG, from the coding sequence ATGTGGAATGTCGACCTCGGGGTCATCCTGACGACATTCCCGGTGATCTTCCTGGCCGAATTGCCAGACAAGACCTTTGTCGCTGCTCTGGTGCTCGCCACCCGATTCCGCCATCTGTGGGTCTGGCTTGGTGTCAGCGCGGCATTCTTCATTCAATGTCTCATCGCAGTTGTTGCCGGCGGGTTCATCGCGTTGTTGCCGATCGAACCAGTACTGGGTGCAACCTCCCTGCTCTTCGCTATCGGCTCAGTCATTCTTATCCGCGGTGGTTTGAAATCCCGCGCAGCCGAAGCCGCGGTCGAATCGGCGGAGGAGTCCGAGGTGCTCGCCAAGGTTGGAAACACCCCAAGCGACTCAGCGCGCCGCGCATTCATCACGAGCTTCCTTGTGCTGTTTGCAGCCGAGTGGGGTGACCTCACTCAGATCTTCACTGCAGCGCAGGCAGCCAAGACAGGACAGCCTCTTGCAGTGTTCATCGGCTCATGGTTGGCGCTGATCACGGTCGGCGGTCTGGCGGTGGTGCTAGGCCGATGGCTTCAGCAGCGCGTACCACTGTCGAAAGTGCGCATCGCATCAGGTTGTGTTCTGCTCGGGCTGGCCCTGTGGACGGCCTACGAGCTCGTGCAAGAACTCAGGGTCGGCTAG
- a CDS encoding metal-dependent transcriptional regulator: MTALIDTTEMYLRTIFELEEEGIAPMRARITERLHQSGPTVSQTVARMERDGLVVVTADRQLQFTDEGRDAAVRVMRKHRLAECLLVSVLGLPWEDVHIEACRWEHVMSETVELRLLEILGHPTESPYGNPIPGLDFLTPDSATAVEDPIGLLSLSEVVTPEVQRVKVRRLAEPVQEDAFAMAQLRRVGATPGATVVANRTVGGIHIGISGEYAEINDDVAQHVLVQLQA; encoded by the coding sequence GTGACTGCCCTGATTGACACGACCGAAATGTATCTCCGCACAATCTTTGAGCTTGAAGAAGAAGGCATCGCCCCAATGCGAGCCCGCATCACCGAGCGTCTGCATCAAAGTGGACCGACCGTTTCACAGACGGTAGCGCGCATGGAACGTGACGGACTGGTCGTGGTCACTGCGGATCGCCAACTGCAATTCACCGATGAGGGCCGCGATGCTGCTGTGCGCGTGATGCGCAAGCACCGGCTTGCCGAATGCCTGCTCGTGTCAGTGCTCGGGCTCCCCTGGGAGGACGTCCACATCGAGGCCTGCCGCTGGGAGCATGTGATGAGTGAGACGGTTGAGTTGCGTCTCCTTGAAATCCTGGGCCACCCCACTGAGTCGCCCTACGGAAACCCCATCCCTGGGCTTGACTTTCTGACGCCGGATTCTGCAACTGCGGTTGAAGACCCCATCGGACTGCTCTCGCTCAGCGAGGTGGTCACGCCTGAGGTGCAACGCGTAAAAGTGCGCCGGCTAGCCGAGCCGGTCCAAGAAGATGCCTTTGCTATGGCGCAACTGCGCCGCGTTGGGGCAACCCCGGGCGCAACTGTTGTCGCGAACCGGACCGTTGGTGGCATCCACATCGGGATCAGTGGCGAGTACGCGGAGATCAACGATGATGTGGCGCAGCACGTCTTGGTTCAGCTGCAAGCCTGA
- the serC gene encoding phosphoserine transaminase, translating into MERSVPDNIKIPADLLPADGRFGAGPSKVRKEQIDALSDVWKTYLGTSHRQKTVKSQVGRLRTGLSDLFNLPDGYEVILGNGGSTAFWDAAAFGLIRDRAQFLSFGEFGAKFASGVKDAPFLGEPTIRTSEPGDAPSFIAEAGVDAYCSPHNETSTGVAVTPVRVNGADADALVIIDATSAAGGLMVDPLQFDTYYFAPQKSFGSDGGLWFALMSPAALARVAEIKATDRWIAPFLDLQTAIDNSVQDQTYNTPALATILMMAEQVDWFNGNGGLSWCAARTSESTGLLYDWAQANPLATPFVKDPAKRSGVVATIDIDDSVDATLITKALRANGIVDTEPYRKLGRNQLRIGVFPSVEPDDVRALISCIDFVISELS; encoded by the coding sequence ATGGAGCGATCTGTGCCCGACAACATCAAGATTCCTGCTGACCTTCTGCCTGCTGATGGCCGCTTTGGAGCGGGACCATCAAAGGTGCGAAAGGAGCAGATTGATGCTCTCTCCGATGTGTGGAAGACCTATCTGGGCACCAGCCACCGCCAGAAGACAGTGAAATCACAGGTCGGGCGACTGCGCACCGGGCTTTCAGATCTGTTCAACCTGCCCGATGGCTACGAAGTGATCCTCGGCAACGGTGGGTCCACTGCTTTCTGGGATGCGGCAGCGTTCGGACTCATCCGCGATCGAGCACAGTTCCTGTCCTTCGGTGAGTTTGGTGCCAAGTTCGCCAGCGGCGTCAAGGACGCTCCATTCCTGGGCGAGCCCACTATCCGCACATCCGAGCCCGGAGATGCTCCAAGCTTTATCGCCGAGGCTGGCGTCGATGCGTACTGCTCACCTCACAATGAGACCTCAACTGGTGTGGCCGTAACACCCGTGCGCGTCAACGGCGCAGATGCCGATGCACTGGTCATCATCGATGCCACTTCAGCTGCCGGCGGTCTGATGGTTGACCCACTGCAGTTCGATACCTACTACTTCGCTCCACAGAAGAGCTTTGGCTCAGATGGCGGCTTGTGGTTCGCCCTGATGTCACCGGCAGCGCTGGCTCGCGTTGCTGAGATCAAGGCCACTGATCGCTGGATCGCGCCGTTCCTTGACCTGCAGACCGCAATCGACAATTCGGTTCAGGATCAGACATACAACACACCCGCGCTCGCAACAATCCTGATGATGGCCGAGCAGGTCGACTGGTTCAATGGCAATGGTGGATTGAGTTGGTGCGCGGCGCGCACCTCAGAGTCCACTGGCCTGCTGTACGACTGGGCGCAGGCCAATCCCCTGGCCACGCCTTTCGTGAAGGACCCTGCAAAGCGTTCGGGCGTCGTCGCAACGATCGACATCGACGATTCGGTTGATGCAACTCTGATCACCAAGGCCTTGCGCGCCAATGGCATTGTCGACACAGAGCCCTACCGCAAACTTGGTCGCAATCAGCTCCGCATTGGCGTGTTCCCATCAGTTGAACCCGATGACGTGCGAGCACTCATCAGCTGCATTGACTTTGTGATCTCAGAGCTTTCATGA
- a CDS encoding deoxyribodipyrimidine photo-lyase, whose amino-acid sequence MPAIMWFRRDLRLRDNPALNAALDASSEGVIPLFVLDPKLWEASGTARQAYLLASLESLNTSLGGLLHVRRGDPQAVIPELAKSLGAPSVHIAEDFGPYGRVRDVNVEARLGATALVRTGSSYAVSPGRVTKADGSPYRVFTPFHRAWLEHGWRGPAHANGSHFISAGDGDPLPARPILREGLTLPPAGEPAAWDQWHRFREHHLSGYASQRDRADLSASSAMSQYLRWGEIHPRSMLSQLGDGDATFRKELCWREFYADVLLHSPASAHESLDSRFDAMPWAHGPDADLAFERWSLGMTGYPFVDAGMRQLRAEAWMHNRVRMVAASFLVKDLHLPWQLGAGWFMKELRDADLASNAHGWQWVAGCGTDAAPFYRVFNPVLQGLKFDPDGDYVRRYVPELAHLSGPAAHEPWKFNDGYAAGYPARCVDHAAERLVALEDYATIRQPTSH is encoded by the coding sequence ATGCCCGCGATCATGTGGTTTCGCCGTGATCTACGTCTTCGCGACAATCCGGCATTGAATGCGGCACTGGATGCAAGTTCAGAAGGCGTGATCCCTCTTTTCGTCCTTGACCCCAAGCTGTGGGAAGCATCGGGGACCGCGCGTCAGGCCTATCTTCTGGCTTCGCTTGAATCTCTCAACACGAGCCTGGGTGGCCTCCTGCATGTGCGAAGAGGCGATCCGCAGGCAGTGATTCCAGAACTCGCCAAGTCCCTGGGCGCACCCAGCGTGCACATCGCTGAGGACTTCGGACCGTACGGACGTGTCCGCGACGTGAATGTTGAGGCTCGGCTCGGCGCGACGGCCTTGGTCCGCACTGGATCTTCATACGCCGTTTCTCCTGGGCGAGTGACGAAAGCAGATGGCTCGCCATACCGCGTCTTTACTCCCTTCCACCGCGCATGGCTCGAGCACGGTTGGCGCGGGCCAGCCCATGCGAACGGCTCGCACTTCATCTCCGCTGGCGATGGGGATCCATTGCCAGCAAGGCCCATTTTGCGCGAGGGTCTCACGCTCCCGCCCGCAGGAGAGCCTGCGGCTTGGGATCAGTGGCACCGCTTTCGGGAGCACCACTTGAGCGGCTATGCCAGCCAGCGCGATCGCGCCGATCTGTCAGCAAGCAGCGCGATGAGTCAGTACCTTCGTTGGGGAGAAATCCACCCGCGCTCCATGCTCAGCCAACTCGGGGATGGCGATGCAACGTTCCGCAAGGAATTGTGCTGGCGGGAGTTCTACGCAGATGTGCTCCTTCACTCCCCCGCTTCAGCGCACGAGTCTCTTGATTCACGCTTCGATGCCATGCCTTGGGCACACGGCCCCGACGCTGATCTGGCGTTCGAACGATGGAGCCTTGGAATGACTGGCTATCCATTTGTCGATGCAGGCATGCGCCAACTGCGTGCCGAAGCCTGGATGCACAACCGAGTGCGCATGGTGGCCGCGAGTTTCCTGGTCAAGGACCTGCACTTGCCCTGGCAGTTGGGTGCTGGATGGTTCATGAAGGAACTGCGCGACGCCGATCTGGCAAGCAATGCGCACGGTTGGCAGTGGGTGGCCGGCTGCGGTACCGACGCCGCCCCGTTCTACCGAGTGTTCAACCCGGTACTGCAGGGGCTCAAGTTCGATCCTGACGGGGATTATGTCCGTCGGTATGTGCCAGAGCTTGCCCACCTCTCTGGTCCTGCGGCCCACGAGCCCTGGAAGTTCAACGACGGGTACGCGGCTGGCTATCCGGCCCGATGCGTTGACCATGCAGCGGAGCGGCTGGTGGCATTGGAGGACTACGCAACTATTCGGCAGCCGACCAGTCACTGA
- a CDS encoding class I SAM-dependent methyltransferase, whose protein sequence is MTLSQVFATIVPEERGVAFRAFDGSTAGPPDAEVTLELRSPRGAQYIATERSQLGLARAYVSGDLEIIGDTYKALSRLYPLDTSHLGVKEKARLAKELLPYVLSRPSPPPQERKLSGRRHSKHRDADAIHHHYDVSNTFYSWVLGPSMAYTCAVFPNEQTSLEHAQETKFDLVCRKLGLQPGMRLLDVGCGWGGMLLHAVKHYGVKAIGVTLSKQQADWGQRAIIDAGLGQSAEIRFSDYRDVAETQFDAISSIGLTEHIGRANYPSYFAFMFSKLREGGRMLNHTITRPNDQAPSHHRTSFINRYVFPDGELSGPGHIISTMNNAGFEIRHEENLREHYSLTLKHWCDNLEAHWDEAVAEAGLGTARVWRLYMAASRLGFDLNTIQLHQTLGVKLSQGYRSGVPLRMQLDVA, encoded by the coding sequence ATGACACTCTCTCAAGTCTTTGCCACGATCGTGCCGGAGGAACGCGGGGTTGCGTTCCGGGCCTTTGATGGATCAACTGCGGGACCACCCGACGCAGAGGTCACCCTCGAACTGCGAAGTCCTCGCGGCGCGCAATACATCGCCACGGAAAGGTCCCAACTAGGCCTGGCACGCGCTTATGTCAGCGGCGATCTGGAGATCATCGGTGATACCTACAAAGCCCTGTCAAGGCTGTACCCCCTCGACACTTCGCATCTTGGAGTGAAGGAGAAGGCGCGCCTGGCCAAGGAACTCCTGCCCTACGTGCTCTCTCGGCCGTCACCTCCGCCGCAGGAGCGCAAACTTTCAGGCAGACGTCACTCAAAGCACCGTGATGCGGACGCCATCCATCACCACTATGACGTCTCGAACACGTTCTACAGCTGGGTACTGGGTCCATCCATGGCCTACACGTGCGCGGTCTTCCCGAATGAACAGACAAGCCTTGAGCACGCGCAGGAGACCAAATTCGACCTGGTCTGCCGCAAGCTCGGGCTACAGCCGGGCATGCGTCTGCTCGACGTGGGTTGCGGGTGGGGTGGAATGCTCCTTCACGCCGTGAAGCACTACGGCGTGAAGGCCATCGGCGTAACCCTGTCAAAGCAGCAGGCTGATTGGGGGCAGCGGGCCATCATCGATGCCGGGCTCGGCCAATCGGCCGAGATTCGATTCAGCGACTACCGCGACGTAGCCGAAACGCAATTCGATGCGATCTCATCAATTGGACTCACCGAGCACATCGGTCGAGCGAACTACCCGTCGTACTTCGCCTTCATGTTCAGCAAACTGCGTGAGGGCGGCCGCATGCTGAATCACACCATCACTCGCCCAAATGACCAAGCGCCCTCGCACCACCGCACGTCCTTCATCAATCGCTACGTCTTTCCTGATGGAGAGTTGTCAGGTCCCGGACACATCATCAGCACGATGAACAACGCCGGCTTCGAGATCCGCCACGAAGAAAACTTGCGCGAGCACTACTCGCTCACTCTCAAGCACTGGTGTGACAACCTTGAAGCACACTGGGATGAGGCGGTAGCCGAAGCTGGGCTCGGTACCGCACGCGTGTGGCGCCTGTATATGGCAGCCTCACGCCTGGGATTCGATCTGAACACGATCCAGTTGCATCAGACTCTTGGTGTGAAACTCTCACAGGGGTACCGATCAGGAGTGCCGCTGCGCATGCAGCTCGATGTCGCTTGA